One segment of Manihot esculenta cultivar AM560-2 chromosome 4, M.esculenta_v8, whole genome shotgun sequence DNA contains the following:
- the LOC122723486 gene encoding embryogenic cell protein 40-like has protein sequence MADLRDEHGNPIPLTDEHGNPVQLTDEFGNPIHVTGVATSGTTPLAGERAHKEQTGELPSSGAGDEEKRRKEEQQQGENIERSSSSSSGSSEDDGQGGRRKKKGLKEKIKEKLTGGKHKEETVTSTPTTETTSGGGEHHEHEKKGVMEKIKEKLPGHGHGHQSH, from the exons ATGGCTGATTTAAGAGATGAACATGGAAATCCCATTCCACTCACTGATGAACACGGCAACCCAGTTCAACTCACCGATGAATTTGGCAACCCAATTCATGTCACTGGCGTAGCCACCTCTGGAACAACCCCTTTAGCCGGGGAACGTGCACACAAGGAACAGACCGGTGAGCTCCCCAGCAGTGGCGCAGGCGATGAGGAAAAGCGTAGGAAAGAAGAGCAGCAGCAGGGAGAGAATATTGAAAGATCTAGCAGTTCAAGCTCTGGCTCG TCGGAGGATGACGGCCAAGGagggaggaggaagaagaagggaTTGAAGGAGAAAATAAAGGAGAAACTGACGGGTGGAAAGCACAAGGAAGAGACTGTAACGAGCACTCCAACCACAGAAACCACCTCAGGCGGCGGCGAACACCATGAGCATGAGAAGAAAGGTGTTATGGAGAAGATCAAAGAGAAGTTGCCTGGCCATGGGCACGGCCATCAGAGCCATTAA